The Phocoena sinus isolate mPhoSin1 chromosome 17, mPhoSin1.pri, whole genome shotgun sequence genome contains a region encoding:
- the COLEC10 gene encoding collectin-10 isoform X1 gives MGGFGAHLRRNQFILLLLFLLQIQSLGLDIDSRPTTEVCATHIVSPGPKGDEGEKGDPGEEGKHGKVGRMGPKGIKGELGDVGDQGNIGKTGPIGKKGDKGEKGLPGIPGGKGKAGTVCDCGRYRKVVGQLDISVARLKTSMKFVKNVIAGIRETEEKFYYIVQEEKNYRESLTHCRIRGGMLAMPKDEAANMLLADYVSKSGFFRVFIGVNDLEREGQYVFTDNTPLQNYSNWKEGEPSDPYGHEDCVEMLSSGRWNDTECHLTMYFVCEFVKKKK, from the exons ATGGGTGGCTTCGGAGCCCATCTTCGAAGGAATCAGTTCATCCTTCTGTTGCTCTTTCTTTTGCAAATTCAGAGTCTGGGTCTGGACATTGATAGCCGTCCTACGACTGAAGTTTGTGCCACACACATAGTTTCACCAGGACCCAAag gAGATGAGGGTGAAAAAGGAGAtccaggagaggagggaaagcATGGCAAAGTGGGACGCATGGGGCCGAAAG GAATTAAAGGAGAACTGGGTGATGTAGGAGACCAAGGCAATATTGGCAAGACCGGGCCCATTGGCAAGAAGG GtgacaaaggggaaaagggtTTGCCTGGGATACCTGGAGGAAAAGGCAAAGCAG GGACTGTCTGTGATTGCGGAAGATACCGAAAAGTTGTTGGACAACTGGATATCAGTGTGGCTCGCCTCAAGACATCGATGAAGTTTGTCAAGAATG TCATAGCAGGGATTAGGGAAACTGAAGAGAAATTCTACTACATCGTTCAGGAGGAGAAGAACTACAGGGAATCCCTGACCCACTGCCGGATCCGGGGTGGAATGCTAGCCATGCCAAAGGATGAAGCTGCCAACATGCTCCTGGCAGACTACGTCTCCAAGAGTGGCTTCTTCCGGGTGTTCATCGGGGTGAATGACCTTGAGAGAGAAGGCCAGTATGTGTTCACCGACAACACTCCACTGCAGAACTACAGCAACTGGAAGGAGGGTGAGCCCAGCGACCCCTACGGCCACGAGGACTGTGTGGAAATGCTGAGTTCAGGCAGGTGGAATGACACAGAGTGCCATCTTACCATGTACTTTGTCTGTGAGTTTGTCAAGAAGAAAAAGTAA
- the COLEC10 gene encoding collectin-10 isoform X3 encodes MGPKGIKGELGDVGDQGNIGKTGPIGKKGDKGEKGLPGIPGGKGKAGTVCDCGRYRKVVGQLDISVARLKTSMKFVKNVIAGIRETEEKFYYIVQEEKNYRESLTHCRIRGGMLAMPKDEAANMLLADYVSKSGFFRVFIGVNDLEREGQYVFTDNTPLQNYSNWKEGEPSDPYGHEDCVEMLSSGRWNDTECHLTMYFVCEFVKKKK; translated from the exons ATGGGGCCGAAAG GAATTAAAGGAGAACTGGGTGATGTAGGAGACCAAGGCAATATTGGCAAGACCGGGCCCATTGGCAAGAAGG GtgacaaaggggaaaagggtTTGCCTGGGATACCTGGAGGAAAAGGCAAAGCAG GGACTGTCTGTGATTGCGGAAGATACCGAAAAGTTGTTGGACAACTGGATATCAGTGTGGCTCGCCTCAAGACATCGATGAAGTTTGTCAAGAATG TCATAGCAGGGATTAGGGAAACTGAAGAGAAATTCTACTACATCGTTCAGGAGGAGAAGAACTACAGGGAATCCCTGACCCACTGCCGGATCCGGGGTGGAATGCTAGCCATGCCAAAGGATGAAGCTGCCAACATGCTCCTGGCAGACTACGTCTCCAAGAGTGGCTTCTTCCGGGTGTTCATCGGGGTGAATGACCTTGAGAGAGAAGGCCAGTATGTGTTCACCGACAACACTCCACTGCAGAACTACAGCAACTGGAAGGAGGGTGAGCCCAGCGACCCCTACGGCCACGAGGACTGTGTGGAAATGCTGAGTTCAGGCAGGTGGAATGACACAGAGTGCCATCTTACCATGTACTTTGTCTGTGAGTTTGTCAAGAAGAAAAAGTAA